One segment of Paenibacillus rhizovicinus DNA contains the following:
- a CDS encoding RidA family protein, which yields MSRKQVFTGSPWEPLVGYCRAIRVGNRIEVAGTTAMKDGEVVGVGDPYEQAKFALQTIEKALRELGADMSHVVRTRMFVTDISKWEEIGRAHGEFFKDIQPVATMVEVKALIDPLLLVEIEAEAVLE from the coding sequence ATGAGCAGGAAACAAGTTTTCACAGGCTCGCCTTGGGAGCCGCTGGTCGGCTATTGCCGTGCGATCCGCGTGGGCAACCGAATCGAAGTGGCAGGCACGACCGCGATGAAAGACGGCGAAGTCGTTGGCGTCGGCGATCCTTACGAACAAGCGAAATTCGCGTTGCAAACGATCGAGAAAGCGCTGCGGGAGCTTGGCGCGGACATGTCTCACGTCGTGCGGACGCGCATGTTCGTGACGGACATTTCCAAGTGGGAAGAGATCGGGCGTGCGCATGGGGAGTTCTTCAAGGACATTCAGCCCGTGGCGACGATGGTTGAGGTTAAAGCGCTGATTGATCCGCTGCTGCTGGTGGAGATTGAAGCGGAGGCCGTGCTGGAGTAG
- a CDS encoding Gfo/Idh/MocA family oxidoreductase yields MKTIGFIDYFLDEWHAEHYPAWIEQASNGGMRVAYAYGKVDKPGGLTNAAWCGKKGIELLASVEEVVAKSDYLVVLSPDHPEFHEELCELPLRSGKPTYVDKTFAPDRRTALALFETARKNGTPLWSASALRFAAEYAEAAGAGGEAGAEERAGAGSGAEDGAGYEPGAEKPGIAVIGSVGPGTYESYAIHQVEPIVMLMGCDARRVMYIGNAASPALLIAYADGRQAEIRHFGWDCPFSLTVQDESGKARLLKPGTDYFQAFIRQLVEFFETGESPVDPAETIAIMTILEYGRKAASRPYEWLELPVVE; encoded by the coding sequence ATGAAAACTATCGGGTTTATCGATTATTTCCTGGATGAATGGCATGCCGAGCACTACCCGGCGTGGATCGAGCAGGCATCGAACGGCGGAATGCGGGTTGCTTATGCTTATGGCAAAGTGGATAAGCCGGGCGGGCTGACGAATGCGGCGTGGTGCGGGAAGAAAGGCATCGAGCTGCTCGCTTCCGTCGAGGAGGTCGTGGCCAAGAGCGACTATCTGGTCGTGCTGTCGCCCGATCATCCGGAGTTTCACGAAGAGCTGTGCGAGCTGCCGCTGCGTTCGGGCAAACCGACGTACGTGGACAAGACGTTCGCGCCCGACCGGCGTACGGCGCTTGCGCTGTTCGAGACGGCTCGCAAGAACGGGACGCCGCTCTGGTCGGCTTCCGCGCTTCGTTTCGCAGCGGAGTATGCAGAAGCGGCTGGAGCAGGGGGAGAAGCCGGAGCCGAGGAGAGGGCTGGAGCAGGGAGCGGAGCCGAGGACGGAGCAGGGTACGAACCCGGGGCTGAAAAGCCGGGAATCGCGGTCATCGGCAGCGTCGGGCCGGGCACGTACGAGAGCTACGCGATCCATCAAGTCGAGCCGATCGTCATGCTGATGGGCTGCGATGCTCGGCGCGTCATGTACATCGGCAACGCGGCATCTCCCGCGCTGCTCATCGCGTACGCGGACGGCAGGCAGGCGGAAATCCGCCATTTCGGCTGGGATTGCCCGTTCAGCCTGACGGTACAGGACGAGTCGGGGAAAGCCCGGCTATTGAAGCCGGGAACGGATTATTTTCAAGCGTTCATTCGGCAGCTGGTGGAGTTCTTCGAAACCGGCGAGTCCCCGGTGGATCCGGCCGAGACGATTGCGATCATGACGATTTTGGAGTACGGGCGCAAGGCGGCGTCAAGGCCGTACGAGTGGCTCGAGCTGCCGGTAGTGGAGTAG
- a CDS encoding Gfo/Idh/MocA family protein: MTNTIRIGVIGAGSISEMHLKSYDKNPNAKLYAICDLNEQRAQAKADKYAIPHVYTDYLELLANPEIDAISICTWNNSHAAISIAALNAGKHVLCEKPLCRTVEEALQVEQAVRQSEKTLQVGFVRRYSANTRIVKEMADQGDLGEIYYAKASCIRKLGNPGGWFSDHERSGGGPLIDVGVHVIDLCWYLMGRPKVKSISGNTYKKLGNRANVQNLAYYKSSDYDADKNTVEDMANALIRFENGASLYVDVSFTLHAKEDELTVKLYGEKGGVELEPSLTFITEKYNTIMNATPQINNLSFDFAAGFQDEINYFIEVCNGTKQTLSPVEDGVEMMKMLCGIYESAEAGEEIRF; the protein is encoded by the coding sequence ATGACAAACACGATTCGTATTGGCGTTATCGGAGCAGGCTCCATCTCGGAAATGCATTTGAAATCCTACGACAAGAACCCGAACGCGAAGCTCTATGCCATATGCGATTTAAACGAGCAGCGGGCGCAGGCCAAGGCCGACAAATATGCGATTCCGCATGTGTACACGGACTATCTCGAACTGCTCGCGAACCCTGAGATCGATGCGATCAGCATCTGCACCTGGAACAACAGCCATGCGGCCATCAGCATTGCGGCTTTAAACGCGGGCAAGCATGTGCTGTGCGAGAAGCCGCTGTGCCGGACGGTCGAAGAAGCGCTTCAAGTGGAGCAGGCCGTAAGGCAAAGCGAGAAGACCTTGCAAGTCGGCTTCGTCCGTCGGTACAGCGCCAATACGCGAATCGTCAAGGAGATGGCGGATCAAGGCGATCTCGGCGAGATCTATTATGCCAAGGCGTCCTGCATCCGGAAGCTCGGCAACCCCGGCGGCTGGTTCTCCGATCACGAGCGCTCCGGCGGCGGTCCGCTGATCGACGTCGGCGTTCACGTCATCGACCTATGCTGGTATCTCATGGGCAGGCCCAAAGTGAAGTCGATCAGCGGCAATACGTATAAGAAACTCGGCAACCGCGCCAACGTGCAAAATCTCGCCTACTATAAGTCGTCCGACTACGACGCCGACAAGAATACGGTGGAGGACATGGCGAACGCGCTCATTCGCTTCGAGAACGGCGCCTCGCTCTATGTCGACGTCAGCTTCACGCTTCATGCGAAGGAAGACGAGCTGACGGTGAAGCTGTACGGGGAGAAAGGCGGCGTAGAGCTGGAGCCGTCGCTGACTTTTATCACGGAGAAGTACAATACGATCATGAATGCGACGCCGCAGATCAACAACCTCTCGTTCGATTTCGCGGCCGGGTTTCAGGATGAAATCAATTATTTCATCGAAGTGTGCAACGGCACGAAGCAGACGTTAAGCCCGGTCGAGGACGGTGTCGAGATGATGAAGATGCTTTGCGGCATTTACGAATCTGCCGAGGCAGGGGAGGAGATCCGTTTCTAA
- a CDS encoding FAD-dependent oxidoreductase produces MSKEMHADLVIIGGGTGGCAAALAAARMGVTVIMTEETPWIGGQLTSQAVPPDEHPWIEQFGCTRSYRRFRDGVRQYYRDYFPLTTEARANVMLNPGNGWVSRICHEPRTALAVLQHMMAPYIHSGRLTILTRYAAESARTEGDNVVSVTVRGLDQSERMEQVELVAPYFLDATECGDVLPLAGVEYVTGAESQRQTGEPHALEGDPQPMDMQAFTYCFAMDYLEGENHTIDKPGQYEFWRDYKADFWPDRLLSWTGVKPATLEPIRFDLFPDKDWMSLMGYRRIVDKSNFAPGTYRSDISVVNWQQNDYWLGSVIDVSEEEKARHLEGAKQLSLSLLYWMQTEAPRADGKLGYPGLRLRKDVVGTADGLAMAPYIRESRRIKAEFTVLEQHLSTECRGTEEAETFLDSVGIGCYRIDLHPSTGLRHYIDISSLPFQIPLGSLIPVRVNNLLPAGKNIGVTHITNGCYRLHPVEWNIGEAAGYLASYCLQHGIKPRDVRNRQEQLAAFQKLLVQEGIDLAWPESRPV; encoded by the coding sequence ATGAGCAAGGAGATGCATGCCGATCTGGTCATTATCGGCGGCGGGACCGGCGGCTGCGCGGCGGCGCTGGCGGCTGCCCGAATGGGCGTCACCGTGATCATGACCGAAGAAACGCCATGGATCGGCGGCCAGCTGACCAGTCAAGCCGTGCCTCCCGACGAACATCCCTGGATCGAACAGTTCGGCTGCACGAGGAGCTATCGCCGGTTTCGCGACGGCGTGCGGCAGTACTACCGGGACTATTTTCCGCTGACGACCGAAGCAAGGGCGAACGTGATGCTGAATCCGGGCAACGGCTGGGTCAGCCGGATTTGCCACGAGCCGCGAACCGCGCTCGCCGTGCTGCAGCATATGATGGCTCCCTATATTCACAGCGGCCGGCTGACGATTCTGACCCGGTATGCTGCGGAGTCGGCCCGCACCGAAGGGGATAACGTCGTATCGGTCACCGTGCGGGGATTGGACCAATCGGAGCGGATGGAGCAGGTGGAGCTGGTGGCCCCGTACTTCCTCGATGCGACCGAATGCGGCGACGTCCTGCCGCTCGCGGGCGTCGAGTACGTAACCGGCGCGGAGTCGCAGCGGCAGACCGGAGAGCCTCATGCGCTCGAAGGCGATCCGCAGCCGATGGATATGCAGGCGTTCACGTACTGCTTCGCCATGGACTACCTCGAAGGAGAAAATCATACGATCGACAAGCCCGGGCAATATGAATTCTGGCGGGATTACAAAGCGGATTTCTGGCCGGATCGCCTGCTGAGCTGGACGGGCGTCAAGCCTGCGACGCTGGAGCCGATTCGATTCGATCTGTTTCCCGACAAGGATTGGATGTCGCTGATGGGGTATCGGCGAATCGTCGACAAGAGCAATTTTGCCCCGGGGACGTATCGCAGCGATATCTCCGTCGTGAACTGGCAGCAGAACGATTATTGGCTCGGCTCGGTCATCGACGTGAGCGAGGAAGAGAAGGCGCGCCACTTGGAAGGGGCAAAGCAGCTGAGCTTGTCCCTCTTGTATTGGATGCAGACGGAGGCTCCGCGCGCGGACGGCAAGCTGGGCTATCCCGGCCTGCGTCTGCGCAAGGACGTCGTCGGCACCGCGGACGGGCTTGCCATGGCGCCGTACATTCGCGAATCGCGCCGGATCAAAGCGGAATTCACGGTGCTGGAGCAGCATCTGAGCACGGAATGCCGCGGCACGGAAGAAGCCGAGACCTTCCTCGATTCCGTCGGTATCGGCTGTTACCGGATCGATTTACACCCGAGCACGGGGCTGCGCCATTATATCGATATTTCCAGCCTGCCGTTCCAGATCCCGCTCGGCAGCCTGATCCCTGTCCGCGTCAACAATCTATTGCCCGCAGGCAAGAACATCGGCGTCACTCATATCACGAACGGCTGTTATCGTCTTCATCCGGTGGAATGGAACATCGGAGAGGCGGCCGGCTACCTGGCCAGCTACTGCTTGCAGCACGGCATCAAGCCGCGGGATGTCCGCAACCGCCAGGAGCAGCTCGCCGCCTTCCAGAAGCTGCTTGTCCAAGAAGGCATCGATCTCGCATGGCCGGAGTCGCGCCCGGTCTGA
- a CDS encoding carbohydrate ABC transporter permease, producing the protein MSNATPNRGIERAERTSAADEAGQSRQTRQSRQSRQSRSSRPVSLRKIISAIIVYALLVFTALLCLGPFLWLLSTSLKVNANVYKFPPQLIPWPMNFKNFSDVFHIMPLWTYIKNTILMTGMGVLLNVVICTMTAYPLARIVFPARNFVFYAIVSTMILPNAAGMIVNFIIIQKLHLYNTLLGIVLPSAVSVFNIFLLRQAFITIPNDMEYSGRIDGASEFRIFWNIMVPMVRPAIATVVIFDFMAFWNSMIWPIIILDDKEKYPLAAALQYLQGNLSYNFPYIAAGTIISVIPIIIIFLILQKQFINGMVGAVKG; encoded by the coding sequence ATGAGTAATGCGACCCCGAACCGCGGCATCGAGAGGGCGGAGAGAACGTCGGCAGCCGACGAGGCTGGACAATCCAGACAGACCAGACAATCCAGACAATCCAGACAATCCAGATCGTCAAGGCCGGTGTCGCTGCGAAAAATCATATCGGCGATCATCGTCTACGCGCTGCTGGTGTTTACGGCGCTGCTGTGTCTCGGCCCCTTCCTGTGGCTGCTGTCCACCTCCTTGAAGGTGAACGCGAACGTGTACAAATTCCCGCCGCAGCTCATTCCGTGGCCGATGAATTTCAAGAACTTCAGCGACGTGTTTCACATCATGCCGCTCTGGACGTACATCAAGAACACGATCCTCATGACCGGGATGGGCGTCCTGCTGAACGTGGTCATCTGCACGATGACGGCGTATCCGCTCGCGCGCATCGTGTTTCCGGCACGCAATTTCGTCTTCTATGCCATCGTCAGCACGATGATCCTGCCGAACGCGGCGGGGATGATCGTCAACTTCATCATCATTCAGAAGCTGCATCTGTACAACACGCTTCTCGGCATCGTGCTCCCGTCGGCGGTCAGCGTATTCAACATCTTCTTGCTTCGCCAGGCGTTCATTACCATTCCGAACGATATGGAATATTCCGGCCGGATCGACGGAGCGAGCGAATTTCGGATCTTCTGGAACATCATGGTCCCGATGGTTCGTCCCGCGATCGCAACGGTCGTCATCTTCGATTTCATGGCCTTCTGGAACAGCATGATCTGGCCGATCATTATCCTCGACGACAAGGAGAAGTACCCGCTGGCCGCGGCGCTCCAATATTTGCAGGGGAACTTGTCCTATAACTTCCCGTACATTGCGGCAGGCACGATTATTTCCGTCATTCCGATCATCATTATATTCCTGATCTTGCAGAAGCAATTCATTAACGGGATGGTCGGCGCGGTCAAAGGGTAA
- a CDS encoding carbohydrate ABC transporter permease, translating to MAAKLSKQQKSRAGFAYLMIAPGVLLLIVFTFYPIVYGLPLAFTNYSALDTTKWIGLKNFHRAFSDPDFYVSLKNSLIYVVVVPIIQIIAILMAVLVNTKLRFVGFFRVAYFIPVVTSMVAAAIAWKWMYEETGILNYILRTLGLTHHDIAFMVEPKYALAGVMLVTIWKGLGYYMMIYLAGLQSIPSELQEAARIDGANRMQVIRLITIPLLMPFVLLCSLLSVMGAIRVFDEIFVMHGPKGDPINSTLVTSVYTYKVAFQDFDFGYAAAIGLVVALIILVFSLFMFRYTRKGGLTYYE from the coding sequence TTGGCTGCCAAATTGTCCAAACAGCAGAAGAGCCGGGCCGGCTTCGCCTATCTGATGATCGCTCCCGGCGTCCTGCTGCTGATCGTGTTCACCTTTTATCCGATCGTATACGGCCTTCCCCTCGCGTTCACCAATTATTCCGCCCTCGATACGACGAAATGGATCGGGCTGAAGAACTTCCATCGCGCGTTCAGCGACCCGGATTTCTACGTTTCGCTCAAGAACTCGCTGATCTACGTCGTCGTCGTGCCGATCATTCAGATCATCGCGATTCTGATGGCGGTGCTGGTCAACACGAAGCTGCGATTCGTCGGTTTCTTCCGGGTGGCCTACTTCATTCCGGTCGTTACGTCCATGGTCGCGGCGGCGATCGCGTGGAAGTGGATGTACGAGGAGACGGGGATCCTCAACTACATCCTGCGAACCCTCGGTCTCACGCATCACGATATTGCCTTCATGGTGGAGCCGAAGTATGCGCTGGCGGGCGTCATGCTCGTTACGATTTGGAAAGGGCTCGGCTATTACATGATGATCTACCTGGCCGGCCTTCAGTCCATTCCGAGCGAGCTGCAGGAAGCGGCCAGAATCGACGGCGCCAATCGCATGCAGGTCATACGCTTGATCACGATCCCGCTGCTGATGCCCTTCGTGCTGCTATGCTCGCTGCTATCCGTTATGGGCGCGATTCGGGTGTTCGACGAGATTTTCGTCATGCACGGTCCTAAGGGAGATCCGATCAACTCTACCTTGGTCACGAGCGTGTACACGTACAAAGTCGCGTTCCAAGACTTCGACTTCGGCTATGCGGCTGCGATCGGGCTTGTCGTCGCGCTGATCATTCTGGTGTTTTCCTTGTTCATGTTCCGTTACACCCGCAAGGGAGGGCTGACCTACTATGAGTAA
- a CDS encoding ABC transporter substrate-binding protein: MGNVRRLASIAVVGSMAVAMLSACGNSNDGKTNANTPNTNTGDTNASGTNATGTNTTGTNTGGTTAETPKKDVTLNFWTISLSPNFDDYVNARIKKYQDEHPGITVKWTDLPYGSMENKLLTSIAGGNSPDVVNLNTGMTLTLAAKNALVDLNKEATEEQRSIYFPDLYNSTKLGESAYAFPWYFGLSVFMYNKKIYEEAGLDPNKPPVTLDELKQQAIQIKAKTGKYGFTLVSNPPADLYFSGVPMISDDKKKIILNTPEALAWAKWNKALYDEGVIPKDSVGADANYATDKYQGGQIATLTTGANFLNRVKTNAKDVYDNTLVAKMPAKKEGGNYQASLMDVVVPTMSKNHKEAIDFANYITNDESQLEFCKVVNILPSTKKAAADPFFTQGGDDPESKAKIIAASMVGQAKDFTLGIKDESKVLDPLWKGWTKMMLGQQSPEDMLKTAEAEMQKQLDAINAEG; the protein is encoded by the coding sequence ATGGGGAATGTGAGACGGTTAGCTTCGATCGCGGTAGTCGGGAGCATGGCGGTGGCGATGTTGTCCGCATGCGGCAATTCGAACGACGGGAAGACGAATGCGAATACGCCGAACACGAACACGGGGGATACGAACGCGAGCGGCACAAATGCAACGGGCACGAATACGACCGGTACGAATACGGGGGGCACGACTGCGGAAACGCCCAAGAAAGACGTCACCTTGAATTTCTGGACCATCTCGCTCAGCCCGAACTTCGACGATTACGTCAACGCCCGCATTAAGAAATATCAGGACGAGCATCCCGGCATTACGGTGAAATGGACCGACCTTCCTTACGGCTCCATGGAGAACAAACTGCTCACGTCCATCGCCGGCGGCAATTCGCCGGACGTCGTCAACCTCAACACCGGCATGACGCTGACGCTGGCGGCGAAGAACGCCCTTGTCGATTTGAACAAGGAAGCAACGGAAGAACAACGCTCGATCTATTTCCCCGACCTCTACAACTCTACCAAACTAGGCGAAAGCGCCTATGCCTTCCCATGGTACTTCGGCTTATCCGTCTTCATGTACAACAAGAAGATCTACGAAGAAGCGGGTCTCGACCCGAACAAACCGCCTGTCACGCTCGATGAACTGAAGCAGCAAGCCATTCAAATCAAAGCGAAAACCGGCAAATACGGCTTCACGCTCGTGTCCAACCCGCCAGCCGATTTGTATTTCTCCGGCGTGCCGATGATCAGCGACGATAAGAAGAAGATTATTCTCAACACGCCAGAGGCGCTCGCGTGGGCAAAATGGAACAAGGCGTTGTACGACGAGGGCGTTATTCCGAAGGACAGCGTCGGCGCCGATGCCAACTACGCGACCGACAAGTACCAAGGCGGCCAGATCGCCACGCTGACAACGGGCGCGAACTTCCTGAACCGCGTCAAGACGAATGCGAAGGACGTGTACGACAACACGCTCGTCGCCAAAATGCCGGCCAAGAAGGAAGGCGGCAACTACCAGGCCAGCCTGATGGACGTCGTCGTGCCGACGATGAGCAAGAACCACAAAGAAGCGATCGACTTCGCCAACTACATCACGAACGACGAATCTCAGCTTGAATTTTGCAAGGTAGTCAATATTCTGCCTTCCACGAAGAAAGCGGCGGCCGATCCGTTCTTCACGCAGGGCGGCGACGATCCGGAATCCAAGGCCAAAATCATCGCGGCGTCGATGGTCGGTCAGGCGAAGGACTTCACGCTGGGCATCAAGGACGAATCGAAGGTGCTGGATCCGCTCTGGAAAGGCTGGACGAAGATGATGCTCGGCCAGCAGTCGCCGGAGGACATGCTGAAGACGGCCGAAGCGGAGATGCAGAAGCAATTGGATGCCATCAATGCGGAAGGCTAG
- a CDS encoding AraC family transcriptional regulator, whose amino-acid sequence MAHDRKRFHFDNLYFLDPKQYELFTLYQIGDLSCDSGYVLQEHTQLCYEITYVMSGRGWFSTNGVRSEVEAGDLYINIPGEVHTGGADDKEPFRYFYVGFLFNLQPDDEYRENYETPFIHIQKMMDKRENPLTKDRLDMQHTFLSALKEFRNMSHYSQMMTQMYLNQLIVLMYRNFFDDWDSTYHYDQSSGSGGAKEIVYNAISYIDNNMLTMQDLAEVSRVLGYSYSYLSHLFTEETGISLRNFYSQKRLQKMLELMKSKTLSITEIAATMQYQSIHSFSRAFKKAVGLSPTEYIRLNCKE is encoded by the coding sequence TTGGCGCATGACCGCAAAAGATTTCACTTCGACAATCTGTACTTCTTGGACCCGAAGCAATACGAGCTGTTCACCCTGTACCAGATCGGCGATCTGAGCTGCGATTCCGGGTATGTGCTGCAAGAACATACGCAGCTCTGCTACGAGATCACCTACGTCATGTCGGGGAGAGGTTGGTTCTCGACCAACGGCGTGCGCAGCGAGGTGGAAGCGGGGGACTTGTACATCAACATCCCCGGCGAGGTGCATACGGGAGGCGCCGACGACAAGGAACCGTTCCGGTATTTCTACGTGGGCTTCCTCTTCAACCTGCAGCCGGACGACGAGTACCGCGAGAACTATGAGACCCCGTTCATCCACATTCAGAAAATGATGGACAAGCGGGAGAATCCGCTGACGAAGGACCGCTTGGACATGCAGCACACGTTTCTAAGCGCGCTGAAGGAATTCCGCAACATGTCGCACTATTCGCAGATGATGACGCAAATGTATTTGAACCAGCTGATCGTGCTCATGTACCGCAACTTCTTCGACGATTGGGACAGCACGTACCACTACGATCAGAGCAGCGGCAGCGGCGGGGCGAAAGAAATCGTCTACAACGCGATCAGCTACATCGACAACAACATGCTGACGATGCAGGACTTGGCGGAGGTATCCCGCGTGCTCGGGTACAGCTATTCGTATCTGTCGCATCTGTTCACCGAAGAGACGGGCATCAGCCTGCGCAACTTCTACTCGCAGAAACGGCTGCAGAAGATGCTCGAGCTGATGAAATCCAAGACGCTCAGCATTACGGAAATCGCCGCGACCATGCAGTATCAGTCCATCCATTCGTTCAGCCGCGCCTTCAAGAAGGCCGTCGGCTTGTCGCCGACCGAGTACATTCGGTTGAATTGCAAGGAGTGA
- a CDS encoding HAD family hydrolase, translating into MKTKIEAIIFDLGGTLIDYEGFPHYWGDYYHQAFKYVSDQLTLNVSEEQINAATETLKKYNPRLYPREMEYTPAAIFSDVFDGWNLAENRFDTAIAVFFAFFQQNVMVYPETVPVINELKANGYKIGILTDVPTGMPTEIIIQDIRTFKDKIDYFLSSIDCGFRKPNKRGIEIIAEHFGVQVQHIAFVGNEEKTLKQRKTLEPYRSLSIEKQ; encoded by the coding sequence TTGAAAACTAAAATTGAAGCTATAATTTTCGATCTAGGCGGAACGTTAATCGATTACGAAGGTTTTCCTCACTATTGGGGTGATTATTATCATCAAGCGTTCAAATATGTATCCGATCAATTAACTTTAAACGTGTCGGAGGAACAAATTAACGCAGCGACAGAAACATTGAAGAAATACAATCCGCGACTGTATCCAAGAGAGATGGAGTATACGCCTGCAGCTATATTTTCTGATGTTTTTGATGGATGGAACCTAGCCGAAAATAGGTTTGATACGGCAATCGCGGTTTTTTTTGCGTTCTTCCAACAGAACGTGATGGTCTATCCGGAAACCGTACCAGTTATAAATGAGCTTAAGGCGAATGGTTACAAAATCGGGATTTTGACGGATGTACCCACTGGTATGCCAACAGAGATCATTATTCAGGATATACGCACATTCAAGGATAAAATCGATTATTTCTTATCCTCCATTGACTGCGGTTTCCGTAAACCCAATAAAAGAGGCATTGAGATCATCGCAGAGCATTTCGGGGTTCAGGTTCAACATATCGCTTTCGTCGGAAACGAGGAAAAGACATTGAAGCAGCGAAAAACGCTGGAGCCCTATCGATCCTTATCAATAGAGAAGCAATGA
- a CDS encoding copper amine oxidase N-terminal domain-containing protein, which yields MKIKRSLLALSALLSSSLAVHSPVEAAPSTIKIVGLNGPITADVAPYVVNGTTLVPLNVIGKLGLSRLTTQWDNKQKIATILYGTDKITLRVNEEFGWKGTEKIQLTVPSLIKQGRVMVPLRFIGESVGVQVSWSAAANTITIGTVTQTANQELTTDRTKALKLPRVDLDIDALEYGGSLMTQIFYFPVGKADRFLVSEGDVIFYYKIQDGKAIMIWGANLSAENDHYKGLPFISKKIAKEIGERPQFNGAFAYFSVDRIDNTTSGIIDATGKLDNVHHGDSSKGLIVDIPEENKYRWIGAASKSVLDDRFRCNAGKWLCIAI from the coding sequence ATGAAAATAAAAAGATCACTACTAGCATTGTCCGCCCTATTAAGCTCCTCTTTGGCCGTTCACTCGCCGGTCGAAGCAGCCCCATCGACGATTAAGATTGTAGGATTGAACGGGCCTATCACAGCGGATGTTGCGCCTTACGTCGTAAACGGGACGACACTAGTTCCGCTAAATGTAATTGGAAAGCTCGGACTTTCTCGTTTAACTACCCAATGGGACAATAAGCAGAAGATTGCTACCATCCTTTACGGGACCGATAAGATTACCTTGCGAGTAAATGAGGAGTTTGGCTGGAAGGGCACGGAAAAGATTCAATTAACTGTTCCCTCCCTTATTAAACAGGGTCGTGTCATGGTGCCTTTGCGGTTTATCGGGGAGTCCGTCGGCGTGCAAGTCAGTTGGTCCGCAGCTGCGAATACCATTACGATCGGCACGGTTACCCAAACGGCAAACCAAGAATTAACAACGGACCGGACGAAGGCGCTTAAACTTCCAAGAGTCGATTTAGATATAGACGCCCTTGAATATGGCGGTTCCCTCATGACGCAAATCTTTTATTTTCCGGTAGGGAAAGCTGATCGATTTTTAGTGTCGGAAGGAGATGTCATTTTCTATTATAAGATCCAAGATGGCAAAGCAATCATGATTTGGGGGGCCAATTTATCTGCAGAAAATGATCATTATAAAGGCCTTCCCTTTATCTCTAAAAAAATAGCGAAGGAAATCGGAGAACGGCCGCAATTTAACGGAGCATTCGCGTATTTCAGCGTGGATCGAATCGACAATACGACGAGCGGGATCATAGATGCAACCGGGAAATTAGATAACGTTCATCATGGCGATAGTTCGAAAGGATTAATCGTTGATATTCCGGAGGAAAACAAATACAGGTGGATAGGCGCAGCTTCAAAATCAGTACTTGATGATCGGTTTCGCTGCAATGCCGGAAAATGGTTATGCATCGCAATATGA